DNA sequence from the Candidatus Zixiibacteriota bacterium genome:
TGGCTGCTCGACCAAAGCGGCGGCAAGTCAGCGACGCTGCGTAATCGCAAGTTCACTCCGGGTGAAGTCTACCAGGCTCCGGAGACCGGAGATCGTATCGGCCCATACGATATCAGCGGTGATGGTCTTCTGGCGAGAATGCGGCAGGAAAGCAATCGCTCGGCAGTGGCCGTTCTCAAGGGCGTGCTGCTTGGTTTCAACGATACTCTGGCGCGGGAGGCGCTCGTGCGCGCGAGGATACATTCGCCTGATTCCGTCGCCATTACCGCCGAGCAAGCTGATGCGCTCGCGAAGGCGATCACACAGGTCGCCTCGCGTTTCGAGGTGGGGCACGCAGGTTATCTATACACTTTCAAGGGCGGAATCGAAGTTTACCCCTTCCGGTTAGAATCGACCGATATCGAACCCGAGAAGTTCAGGACGCTTTCGTTGGCGACTATGGAGATGGTCAATCGCCGTCAGACGGTAGTCAGCGAGGTATCCGAGGAACAGCGCCTGCTGAAAGCGGTCAGCGGAGCGATCAAGCGTCACGAGAGACTGGTGCACAATATAGAACTCGATATCGCCAAAGCGGCCGACTACGGGAAGTACAAGCGGATCGGCGAGCTGCTTCAGCTTCACCGCGATAGGCTCAGGAAGGGATTGAAGACGATATCCGTCGAGGACATCCTCGATCCTCACCGGCCCACCGTGCACATCGACCTGGATCCGGCTGCCGGCCCGCAGGAGAACATCGATGAGTACTTCCGCCGGCACCGCAAGGGGCGCGAAGGGCTGGACCTTCTGAGAAGGCGGGGGGAAATCGCCGGCCAGGAGCTCGAGGCGCTGCGCAAAATGCTGACTGAACTGGAGACTGATTTTGAGTCGGCACAAAAGCAGTACCATGCCGAGCTTCAGTCGCTGCTTCCTCGCGAGGCGCCCAAGCGTGAGACCCAGCCGAGACTGCCCTACCGCGAAGCCAGGCTGTCCACGGGGCTGACAATCTATATCGGCCGCGACGGGGCCGACAACGATCGGACAACGTTCGACTTTGCCAAACCTTACGAACTCTGGTTCCACACGCAGCAGTGTCCGGGCTCGCATGTGGTGATGAAATACCCGAACAAATCTTTTGCCCCGTCAAAACGGGAGATCGAGGAAACCGCCGCGATTGCCGCCTGGCACAGCAAGGCCCGCCATGACAGCCTGGTCGCCGTCGCCTATACCGAGAGACGCTACGTGAGAAAACCGCGCAATGCCAAGCCGGGACTGGTGACAGTCGAACGGGAGAAATCGGTCATGGTGGTTCCGCAAAAGGAGCACACTTCCGGAAAGTAGACGGTGGGGGAGTACTATGTCCTATCGATCCGGGTTCCCGCCAGACATAATCGCCCGACTTATCCATTGACTTTGTGGATAATCATTGTTAGTTAGTCCTAACAACCATAGGATTAAGATGAAACCTAAAATCGACCGCAAGTCACAAATCCTGGTGTTCGCTACGGAGGCATTCAGCCGCGATGGTTACGACAAGGTAACCGTTAAGCAGCTGGCCGATCAATGCGGCATCACTGAACCGGCAATCTACCGGCATTTTGCCTCTAAAGACGCAATTTACATTGGCGTTCTCGAGTCCCTTCGCGACCGGCTCAAGTACGAGGAGCTGTTCAAACAACTGGAGCAGGAGAACGATCTCGAATCGCTGCTCAGATCGATAGCCCGTCACATTATCGCGTTCTATACGGAAAACGCCGATATTTATCGCCTGCTGCTGTACGCCGCGCTTCGCGGGCACGACAAGGCCAAGCGGATTTTCGAGCTGATTAGGGGACCGTATGTGAGGTTCCTGGTCGAGCAGCTCGACCGTATGCACCAGCAGGGGCTGATTGTCAAGAAGCAGAGCGAGATCACCGCGAGGTGTTTTGTCGGCATGGTGTTCGATTGCGCGATGGGCAACTCGCTCTGGAAGGGACTACAGGGCAAATCCTACGACCCGGAGACAATCGTCAACAACAACGTCCCGATCTACGTGCGGGGGTTGAAGTCCTGACCTGGGGCCCGGGGGACGACCACTCTTCCCCGTTCACACGGCCTCTGCCCGCCTGTGGCTCTGTTGTATCTCGCAAACCACTTGTTGACCCGCGCCGCCTGAGGTGAGAAGTTTGGTTTCGGCGACCCTCAAGGTTGCGACTTTGCAGGCGCGTTATGGAAAGCCCCTGACCGGGCACTCAGACAGGTGGTGAAGGTATGAGCGTGTTCAGGAGATTCCCCTCTTACGATCAGATAATACATGGGGCGGCGGCATCGGCCGCCCGTTTTCCGCTCTCGCTTATAAGCGCCCTTATCGGCGTAGCAGCAGCGGTCACGCTGGCCGATCGCGATTATGACGGCCAGTATCCCGTGCTCGAAAAGCTCCTGGCCTGCGCTGCGCTCGGAATCCCACTATTTGTAGCGCTGACGACATTCGCGGAGAAACGCCTCTGGGCGCGATCCGGACAACTCTTCCTGCAGTCGGCAGGTGTCGTGTTACTAACCGCATACTACTTTTCTTTGCCGGCAAAAATCAACGAACCGATGTACCCCATGGTCCGGTTCGCACTGCTCTTTATCGGTTTGCACTTCCTGGTCGCATGGCTGCCCTGGACCGGCAGGGACCAGGTGGTCGGATTCTGGCAATACAATAAGACGCTTTTTCTACGACTCCTGATATCCGGGCTGTATTCGGTGGTGCTGTTCCTGGGTCTGGCGCTGGCGCTGGCCGCGATAGACCACCTGTTCGAGGCCGACATCCAGCCCGAGACCTACTTCCGTCTCTGGATAACCATTGTCGGCCTGTTCTTCACCTGGGTCGTCCTGGCCGGTGTGCCGAAAGACCTGGCCGCGCTCAACCAAAGCGACGAGTATCCGAGCGGCCTGAAAGTGTTCACACAGTTCATACTTTTGCCGCTGGTCGGAATATATTTCGTGATCCTGATCGCATACGAGGCCAAGATCATCATCGAGTGGAACTGGCCCCGGGGGTG
Encoded proteins:
- a CDS encoding NFACT RNA binding domain-containing protein yields the protein MRSNDPLPLNLVASSGQVYIRPMQTALHIAALVAELKAELEGGRIVATEFYKKLRTALFVVQRGRERHGLALVYHPAGSGCFCVPVSKIKLDTTEKPWPIFGLDNAEVTGIVQPHLDRIFEMKVTRDGVPCRILFEALGPNGNVWLLDQSGGKSATLRNRKFTPGEVYQAPETGDRIGPYDISGDGLLARMRQESNRSAVAVLKGVLLGFNDTLAREALVRARIHSPDSVAITAEQADALAKAITQVASRFEVGHAGYLYTFKGGIEVYPFRLESTDIEPEKFRTLSLATMEMVNRRQTVVSEVSEEQRLLKAVSGAIKRHERLVHNIELDIAKAADYGKYKRIGELLQLHRDRLRKGLKTISVEDILDPHRPTVHIDLDPAAGPQENIDEYFRRHRKGREGLDLLRRRGEIAGQELEALRKMLTELETDFESAQKQYHAELQSLLPREAPKRETQPRLPYREARLSTGLTIYIGRDGADNDRTTFDFAKPYELWFHTQQCPGSHVVMKYPNKSFAPSKREIEETAAIAAWHSKARHDSLVAVAYTERRYVRKPRNAKPGLVTVEREKSVMVVPQKEHTSGK
- a CDS encoding TetR/AcrR family transcriptional regulator produces the protein MKPKIDRKSQILVFATEAFSRDGYDKVTVKQLADQCGITEPAIYRHFASKDAIYIGVLESLRDRLKYEELFKQLEQENDLESLLRSIARHIIAFYTENADIYRLLLYAALRGHDKAKRIFELIRGPYVRFLVEQLDRMHQQGLIVKKQSEITARCFVGMVFDCAMGNSLWKGLQGKSYDPETIVNNNVPIYVRGLKS